In Candidatus Nitrosarchaeum limnium SFB1, the following proteins share a genomic window:
- a CDS encoding RNA polymerase Rpb5: protein MATKKNQVLVPDHIYVPKHEIISKQEAEEVLKKYNCKPTELPLIFVNDPAILGLGVKPGDMIKITRKSPTAGESLYYRYVVEV from the coding sequence ATGGCAACTAAGAAAAATCAAGTTCTAGTACCTGATCATATCTATGTACCAAAACACGAAATTATTTCCAAACAAGAAGCTGAAGAAGTTTTAAAAAAATATAATTGCAAACCAACTGAATTACCATTAATCTTTGTAAACGATCCTGCAATCTTGGGACTAGGTGTTAAACCAGGTGATATGATAAAGATCACAAGAAAAAGCCCCACTGCTGGTGAGAGCCTATACTACCGATACGTGGTGGAAGTTTAA